GTTGAAAACCATTTCCATTATTTGTTCTCACTAGTACGGTACCCTTATCTTTTGCAGACAGTTGAGTgccactagcacacacacacacacacacacacacacacacacacacacacacacacacacacacacacacacacacacacacacacacacacacacacacacacacacacacacacacacacaaccgatTTACTTACTTGACATTGTTACGTGATGTTCACCATGCTCATTTCTCGCAGTACAGTTGTAGACTGTTTTCAGCAAGGTCCTGTTTATGTACATTTGACCGTCAATGACCTCGTGACCTTGAAAGCTGTCGACGCTGCTGCCCCCTGTCTGGCCGTAGGTCACTACTGGGGGAGGTAAGCCTACTGGTCGACAAGCAATGCGGATAGTGGACATATTTTGTTCGGCTTCCACTTTTCGAACAAGTGGTTTACCTGAAAGAAGAAAGACATCGCAACACAACTCCATGAATAAGAAACGAGCATCTTTCTCTGTACCGGCAAAACAATACAGTACTAGTTTTTCCTAAAGAGAGTATTCAGACAAACGCAACCAAATGTTCAAATACCTTAAATCGTTATTGGTATTCTAACGCCTTTTCACTGAcattgagagacagacagacggaccgtgacacacacacacacacacacacacacacacacacacacacacacacacacacacacacacatacatacacacacacacacacacacacacactcacacacacactcacactcacacacacacacacacacacatacatatacacactcacacacacacacacacacacacacacacacacacacacacacacacacacacacacacacacacacacacacacacacacacacttcatacctTGAATACCAAGGTAGATATCCGCAGTGTCACAGCCCAACACATTGCACGCAACACACAGCCATGTCCCTCCGTCCTTCTGATTGGTTGCAGCCGTTATGTTGAGTACACCATCAACCAATCCGTAGCCATCTTCGTTGACCTTGATTTCgcgaccttcaggtgacctccACCAGACCTCGGGGTCAGGGTCACCACTGACTGTGCACATGAAGGTAACCTGACTATTTTCGGGGGTTGCAGCTGGGTTTGAAATGGCTTCAATCATGGGAGGTACTGAAAAGAGACAAATAAATAACCAATACAGAACGTGTTATTAAAATGATAGATGTACTGATTAACATGATTtcaaacatttaaaacaaacataagaAAAGCAAATTATAGACAAAAAGAAACATTTTATCTTTTGATATTTAAAGTTGACGAACAAGATACACAACAGACACCTAATAACGAAGGGTGATCACTTAGCTTCGGCTGATCAAATATGGCAAAAAAAACCTCAAGAAATGATTGAAGAAGGGAATGAACTCgtgaacaaacaacaagtcgcgtaaggcgaaaatacaatatttagtcaagtagctgtcgaactcacagaatgaaactgaacgcaatgtaatttttcagcaagaccgtatactcgtagcatcgtcagtccaccgctcatggcaaaggcagtgaaattgacaagaagagcggggtagtagttgcgctaagaaggatagcacgcttttctgtacctctctttgttttaactttctgagcgtgtttttaatccaaacatatcatatctatatgtttttggaatcaggaaccgacaaggaataagatgaaagtgtttttaaattgatttggacaatttaattttgataataatttttatatatttaattttcagagcttgtttttaatccgaatataacatatttatatgtttttggaatcagcaaatgatggagaataagataaacgtaaatttggatcgttttataaatttttatttttttttacaattttcagatttttaatgaccaaagtcattaattaatttttaagccaccaagctgaaatgcaataccgaaccccgggcttcgtcgaagattacttgaccaacatttcaaccaatttggttgaaaaatgagggcgtgacagtgccgcctcaactttcacgaaaagccggatatgacgtcatcaaagacatttatcaaaaaaatgaaaaaaacgttcggggatttcatacccaggaactctcatgtcaaatttcataaagatcggtccagtagtttagtctgaatcgctctacacacacacacacacgcacacacgcacgcacacacacacgcacatacaccacgaccctcgtttcgattccccctcgatgttaaaatatttagtcaaaacttgactaaatataaaaagcagaaagaaagaaacaagtcgcgtaaggcgaaattactacatttagtcaagctgtggaactcacagaatgaaactgaacgcactgcatttttttcacagtgaccgtagtccgccgctcgtgcaaaacgcagtgaaactgacgagactgtttagcgcggaagtggtttcgctgtgctgcatagcacgcttttctgtacctctcttcgttttaactttctgagcgtgtttttaatccaaacatatcatatctatatgtttttggaatcaggaaccgacaaggaataagatgaaagtgtttttaaatcgatttcggaaatatgattttgatcataatttttatatttttaattttgagagcttgtttttaatccgaatataacatatgtatatgtttttggaatcagaaaataatgaagaataagatgaacgtaaatttggatcgttttataaaaaaatagattttaattacaattttctgatttttaatgaccaaagtcattaattaatttttaagccaccaagctgaaatgcaataccaaagtccggcctttgtcgaagattgcttggccaaaatttcaatcaatttgattgaaaaatgagggtgtgacagtgccgcctcaacttttacaaaaagccgaatatgacgtcatcaaaggtatttatcgaaaaaaagaaaaaaacgtccggggatatcattcccaggaactctcatgtcaaatttcataaagatcggtccagtagtttactctgaactgctctacacacacacacacgcacagacagacagacagacagacagacagacacacacacacacacagacacacacacacacacacacacacacacatacaccacgaccctcgtctcgattccccctctatgtcaaaacttgactaaatgtaaacagaaaGACATAACCAAGTAAAGAAACGAAGAAGGTGAGAGAAAAGAACACGATACGAATTGTGGCAAGGCACCTGAGCCAGCTAGCTAACATACCTTGCACGTtgatgtggacagggtcggagAAGACGGGGTCCTTGACGTAGGTAGCCGTGCAGTAGTACCAGCCTTCGTCCTCGCTCGTCACTCTCTGTACGTTACACAGTATCGCTTGTTTTCATCACTTGCATTTAGAGCTGACAAAGtgaagggagagtgagagagagagagagagagagagagagagagagacagagagagagagacagagacagagacagagacagacagacagacagacagagacagacagacagacagacagagacagagacagagagagagacagagagagacagagaaagagatgatgatgatgatgatgatgatggaactttatttttcaaggatagaggtttaaggcaacgccttttcttacaaccggtccttacttctaatacaaatgtccaataaatttttgtttgtttgtttgtttgcttaacgcccagccgaccacgaagggccatatcagggcggtgctgctttgacatataacgtgcgccacacacaagacagaagtcgcagcacaggcttcatgtctcacccagtcatattattctgacaccggaccaaccagtcctagcactaaccccataatgccagacgccaggcggagcagccattagattgccaattttaaagtcttaggtatgacccggccggggttcgaacccacgacctcccgatcacggggcggacgccttaccactaggccaaccgtgccggtgtctaataaatgataaacaagtaaagcaacatgacaaataaacaaagtaaacgaacgaaccagcaaacaatcgaagagagagtgagagagaggggtattGATTACAGAGACAACGAAATCTTTTGGTAAAATGTGGACAATGacaggaaacgaaaaacaagtttacaaaaagacacacaacaCCAATAAACTGTTGAAAAAACAAACTCTCTGTGAGACTGTTTACATTCGTTACGAACAGAAATCTGGAAAAGAAGTATTAAAAGGGGGAAGAATCTCTTAAAAGCAGGGAGTCCCAAAATGGGGGTTACACTGTATTTCCCTACCTTGAAAACCAAGTCTCCTTGTGTGGTGGCCCAGTAACGCGGTACGCCAGTCCCGCTGTCCGCCCCGTCGTTCCTGCCAATGGTGTGGATCAGGATGTTTGCCCCTTGAGCTCGTAACGACCGGTACCAGCGCATGACAGGGGTCAAGGTCATGTTGAGCCGAGCGCGACAGGAGAGGGTTAAGGGTTCCGAGACGTTGACTGAGGCGTTGACGGGCTGGTCAGTGAAATACGAGTCGGGCTGCCCTGTGACACATGGAAAGGTTATCTATCAGAAATGTTTACAAAAGTCTCTTGGGATTTGGTCGTCTCTGAACTCTCCTTTACGTCTTGTTGCTGAAGTTTTGGTATCATTTGCATCCTGTGCTCTCCACAAAAAAAAGCTTTCACATTGCAGACAGACTAAGTAACAATTAACAGATATATTATGAAAccagatgaatacccgcttcgccgggcacccggctttgccgggaagaagtagagccgaatacccggcttcgccggggacccggctttgccggcgcaccgtacgaaggaagggagataaacgcgcaaaacactggagaagataaggaagagttactgggaatggatgtacagaaaaaccaaaatcggttcagcgctgcgcgctgagagcacgtgttgaaaattttcatcgaccagattgtgttttgggcctacctgaatatgcccaccaaatttgaagcagatccatcgagaactgacagacagacagacacagacaagccgtatatagatatagatactTAAAGCCACTACTCCAGATGTGCCCAGGCAGtttcatgggataagacaatccctccacttggacctctacaaaaaacaaataacatCTTGACTGCTTCCTGTTAAAAAGGTTTGAATCATCAATTAATTTACCAGATTAACACTATtggcttttttcttcttctttttagaAATCAACTGACAACAGATCCCTACACTGTATATAATAAGCcaccaggctgttgattgtgtCTGAGGAAAGAGATGGACTTATCCCATATAAAAGCGTTGGCAGGTAGCATtattgacgagccgcaggagcggcgagtcatatggtctcggctcgaaagctgtctgtggaggctgcgtgctataattagctgacctgctgcgcgagcagtcactgcagagttttgagataactttgtaacacgttttattttatgctcctcaagaatacaactttgggcaacgtgccacgtaaaactacacgcaacaaggattcagtaggtaccaaacatgccttggtcagaagtagaatgtaaatgaatctttataaagaagtaggctacttcaaacgacagccacagccacggttgggttcacggcatcaaaccgatgcgactctccgtcatatcatacacgtaatcaatcaaatagatgactaataaacatgtaaactacatgtatacgtctatggtcggacataagaaaggagagcttcccccgggcctgtgcatgtgttgttcgttgtgcgtgtgtaaatgtacacaacaaactgacgacaaaactgagacagacctctttcgcttcagtcttgcagaatttaaagacgaatacaggtagagcgtgcattatactaactgtttggtaaaagtatcaaacgtttctttttataaataagtggcaggcttacaggaatacaaagaggcgcaagttgaaagttttaatgatagtttttagcggtaaacttttagctaaagctgacggcaattaacctatttggaatcatgttactattcctgttagtgtacatatgcgtgcgcgagtgtagtaatgcttcgtatggtatttttatctgttgtcttattatttgttttgtcttttaatgtgcaccacactgaaatttctctgtatgagataataaagtattcgtattcgtattcgtattcgtaaagtaatggatatatttctggaagatgccatcagtccaagttgtcaaatgaaatcaaagatgacagaaacagaagttttccatacaaatgttggtgtttcaaaggaagtttgcattctttcagataatgatatagacgaggtggctgtttgttatgaagtttcaacaagccaacattcaaatgattttacttcatctacagattttctaaattcagcacttcataactgtcattatgaacttggaatcagagagagaccgtctttccattgtcattcatgccatagatttttgtttcagaatcaatgtttcacatggcgttcacaagagagcatgcgaagtttccgacagtctttaggatttgtaaaaaaggccgtgttttgctgtacatgcaaaaactacctgtcaaaagggaaagtgcctaacagattgcaacaacattcctattttaagctcagccacacgccgacatggaagttcaatggtactttcaaactttttcttctcttcgtcgtatttgatttctttctatttcataagtcgagtgcatatgatttcggctcgtgttcatcgtgagatggacttagtttcttgtacATCGTTGGTGCCACATACCGGAGAGGTGTATGGTGGCGGTGGCGGTGACATCCCCGGCCTGGTTGTGCGCCTGACAGCTGTAGCGACCCAGCTGACCCGCTCTGATGGACTCGATGGTCAGTGTGTGGTCATCGCCCTCCGACATGTTGTCGTCTGGAGGAGTACACGTAGCATTTCCAGCGCAGTAAAACAGACGTAGCAAAATGAAAGGTAATGTTGAAGAACAGTGTCCCAAATTTCAGGTTGCTGTGGCAAGGAACTAAGGACAGCAGGCAGAGAGAACCGTAGAAGTGTGATGACACTGAGGCAAAATCCTGATATAAATATAATTATGGGAGATTCTTGTCGGAGAGAGTTCATTCGGGACACTTTCCTGGAATTTTACAGGGAAATTATAGCAAGAAGGAATAAGACGCCAGGGGAAAAGGATTCCGGAAATAGATATGGAGGGGTGGACTTGATGTTACGTGTACGTAGTAATTCAGtttcgtgattgttgttgttgttgttgttgtcgttgtttgtttgtttgtttggttgtttggttggttgtttggttcttggttgtttttatatttagtcaagttttgactaaatgttttaacatagagggtgaatcgagacgagggtcgtggtgtatgtgtgtgtgtgtatgtgtgtgtgtgtgtgcgtgtgtgtgtgtagagcgattcagagtaaactactggaccgatctttgtgacattttacatgagagtttctgggtatgatatccccagatatattttttcattttttttataaacgtcttttatgacgtcatatccggctttttgtaaaagttgaggcggcactgtcacaccctcatttttcaatcaaattgattgaaattttggccaagcaatcttcgatgaaggccggactttggtattgcatttctgcttggtggcttaaaaattaattaatgactttggtcattaaaaatcccaaaattgtaattaaattttttcttttttaaacgatccaaaattacgtttatgttattcttcatcatgttctgattccaaaaacatataaatatgttatattcggattaaaaacaagctctgaaaattaaaaaaatttaaaattatgattaaaatcaaatttctgaaatcgatttaaaaacactttcatcttattccttgtcggttcctgattccaaaaacatatatatatgatatgtttggattaaaaacacgctcagaaagttaaaacgaagagaggtacagaaaaacgtgctatgcagcacagctcaaccgctaccgcgctaaacaggctcgtcaattacCTGCCTTTTgtgcgagcggcggactacggtcgttgtgaaaaaatgcagtgcgttcagtttcattctgtgaattccacagcttgactaaatgtagtaatttcgccttacgcgacttgtttgttgttgtttttgtttgaggggggggggggggcagttgttCAGTTGATAAAACGATGTGACAAGAGTCTCACCCAGCGAGAGGGTCAGCCCAGCCCGGACCCAGCGTTGTGAGGGCACAGGTACGCCCGTCACCTGACACCTGAGTGTCACCGTCTGTCCCAGCTCCACGCTCTGTGACGATGGCGCCACCGCCAACACTGGGGGCGCTGAAAGACACAGCACCAGGAACCGTCATACTCACTGCAACCACCTTCAATATATAGTGCAGTCAAGATATCATTTAGGACAAGGTTTCTAGTGAAGTAAACCTTGAGAATTCAAAGTGACATTCGCGGTGGTGTGATTCAGACTATgataaatttgaaaaagatggAGGTACATTTGAAGACgttatgaacaaacaaaaattctttctttatttatttggtgtttaacgtcgttttcaaccacgaaggttatatcgcgacgggggaaggggggagatgggatagagccacttgtcaattgtttcttgttcacaaaagcactaatcaaaaatttgctccaggggcttgcaacgtagtacaatatattaccttactgggagaatgcaagtttccagtacaaaggacttaacatttcttacatactgcttgactaaaatctttacaaaaattgactatattctatacaagaaacacttaacaagggtaaaaggagaaacagaatccgttagtcgcctcttacgacatgctggggagcatcgggtaaattctttctcgtcccaaccaatatgggactccccctaacccgcggggggtacaaaCAAAAATGAGAAATCAGGATCTTTTAGATGTTTTTGTAGGGAGGGGGGTGttaaactgggggggggggggggtatacaatatgggggggggggggtgtcttaaaagggggttctacTTTGCAGTTATTACTGTGGAACCAGCGCTGGCTACcgcctctcgataacgaccgcCTTGCCCATTACAACCACCCTAAAAGATCCTTGACGAGTTGGTTTCTATATAATTAACCTTTCTAGTACAGCGACCATCTGTCTTTAACAATAACTTTTGAATGCTCGCTTGGCtggtcgttaaagacaggttcgactcaagtgaaaacatttgtttaaaactctgTTGTTTCTGACCATGCACGGTGAGCACGGCGAGGGCCTGAATGGTGCCCCTGGTGTTGTTGACCACACATCGGTACGTCCCGTCGTCACTCAGCGCCACAGACACCATCGTCAGGTCGCCGTAAGGGGACACAAGTAGGCGCGACGTCTGCTGCACCTGCATCCGGTCGTCCCTGTACCACGTGATCGCAGGGGGAGGATAACCCGCGGCATGACAGGAGAAGGTGTTTTTCTCCCCTTGGAGAACTATGCGACTCATTGGTTGCTGGGTGAAGTGAGGTGGACCTGAAAGGAAACCAGTGGGTCACACAGTTTGGACATTAAGCTCAACAGGGGAACTTTCGCTTAGTGTCAGATCCACTTCAACAGCTGTTCTAACTTATCGAAAGTCTAGCTCTTCAGAACTTGTCATGATTAAATTAAATATAACCATTTAAACGTCTATGTAAATAAGCTGACTGTCTTCCTATTGATGTCTTCAACACTGTCCTGGCTCTTGACAGTCCCGCAAAGAAACGCAATGCTAAAGACGAGCAACACAATTCAAGAATATCTGCAGCAGCTGATTGCACAAGCAGTCAGCGGGGGAACTGCATGAAGAAATTTCCGTTTAATCAGACGATAACAGGCAAACAGAGCAACTTTCCTAGCATGACGTACGTTGCCGTCGGATCCCGTTATCCTCCTTCTGAACTGAGAGCCATAACAACGACAAAGGAAGATCTCTAAGTGACACAAACCCAGTCTGATGACATGGCAGATAACAAGGATCCGAACGAGGAATGTTATGACTTTTTATTGCAACATTCTCAGATCTACATCACCAACAAGGAGAGAATGTCAAATGATAAGTCCGTTCTCTCTTTTCATTATTGGCCTTGTCACTGACTGTATAATTGCCGCTTTTGGATGTGTTGACAATGTAGGCAACAACACAGCAGATACCTTCCACCGTGATGATAACGACAGCAGTGACGGAGGCCGCGTTGTTGGTGGCAAAGCACGTGTACCTGCCCTGGTCCTCTGACACCACGTCACTGATGGTCAGTGTTCCCGCTTCGTCCACAGTCAAGTTCCCGGATGTGCTGGACACTGGCAGAACCACTAGCACAGAAGACAAGGAAGCAATATATTTGTTCACGTCAGCGTTTTGACCAGGCGTCGATAATCGGCAATTGACGTCTTCCGATTTGAAATGACTGATTGTTGTGGCGAGGAACATAAACATGTCAAAGGATGACCCATGACACTGTTGACGTGCTGGTCGAGAATGTAAGAGGCTGTCCCATTGCATTTCAACATTACACACTCATTCTCTCTGATGAGTTATTCAAATAACCTGTTttcgcgcgcacgcacgcacgcgagtaaacacacacacacacacacacacacacacacacacacacacacacacacacacacacacacacacacacacacacacacaccgaaagcCCTTCTTAGCATCAACTTCAACGGGAGTGGTGTTACTGATATAGTTATGTTTGCCACTGAACAAAAATTAGCCGCACCTAGTATGTTGTAAAAACACACTTATTTCTTGGTATATAATGATTGTTTTCGTAACGATAAGGTCCGATATGAATGGCAATACGCACAAACAGACGTTTGGCATTGCATAGCATCAATCAAGGTATGAAGGTGCGTGCACATCAAACTAAAGTGGTTTACCTGACTGAGGTGTGATCCACTGCAGCACGGGTGGGGGGTAGCCGGTCACCTGACACGCCACACTGACGTTCTGTCCCACCCCCACCGTCACGTTGTCTGGACGTCTTGTAAACACCGGCCCGTCTAAAacgacacatgcacaaacatcCACACcctgcttgactaaatgtaaaaacgacatCTAACTTGAGCACCACAGTCCTGCCTCATTGGCCGTAATCTCGAGAGAAAATCCAAATTGTAACATTGTGTGAATGGGTCCAGCATTTCGACagaagtacacacatacacacattgcaAACTACACATTAATGTCTTtggcaacccccttttttttctctcactaaATCGGGTCAATAGCATAGTAAATGGCAAGAAGGACAGACAACGGGACACAGAAAAAAGCTAGTTTCGTCAAGAATCTCGAATCACAAatgtaattttttttcatttaaaaataaaacaaggtCAAGACTAGGTCAAGTCCACACTAAGTTGTAATTTtcgaaagaaagataaaaaaaatagaacatTTTTCTGTATCCAATGTGCACGTACAgagtaacttcttcttcttcttcttcgttcatgggctaagactcccacgttcactcatgtgtttagcacgtgtatgaccgtttttaccccgccattcagacagcatacgccgatttcgggggaggcatgctgggtattttcgggtttctataacccaccgaactctgacatggtttacaggatcttttccgtgcgcacttggtcttgtgcttgcgtgtacacacgaagggggttaagtcactagcaggtctgcacatcagttgacctgggagatcggaaaaatctccactcttaacccaccaggcggcagcgaccgggattcgaactcacgacctcccgattaggaggccgacgtcttaccaccacgccactgcgcccgtcagcaGAGTAACTTACAGAACACAGTGACGACAGCGGAAGCAGTGGCCGAGCCCTGCGTGTTGTTGGCCACACAGCTGTAGTTCCCCGCGTCCTCCACACCCACACTGCTGACCTCCACACCGCCTGCCGTGGACACGACTGGACGCCCATCCTGTAGGCCAAAGTCAACTTGACACATAaaaggagaaggaagaggagagggagaaagacaaAAACcgcgagtttgtttgtttgtttgttcgttcatgggctgaaactcccacggcttttacgtgtatgaccgttttttaccccgccatttaggcagccatacgccgctttcggaggaagcatgctgggtattttcgtgtttctataacccaccgaactctgacatggattacaggatctttttcgtgcgcacttggtcttgtgcttgcgtgtacacacgggggtgttcggacaccgaggagagtctgcacacaaagttgactctgagaaataaatctctcgccgaacgtggggacgaactcacgctgacagcggccaactggatacaaatccagcgcgctaccgactgagctacatccccgcccaggaAAACCGCGAGtgaaaaatgctaaaaaaatgttttataaaaaaggagatcaacaaaagaaagaaaacaacgaCGGGAAAACTATCTTCTACATGTAGATTCAACGAACGAGGACTTATGCAAACATCCACACATGTTAAGACTCAAAAGTTATGAAATTAACAATTCTAATCGGCCAAACAAGCTTCTATAATTCTGCCTGTGAGTGTGTTCCTCCTTGCACAGTACGTGGCGACTAATGTCCACCATACCGCGAACCAAGGAAAACAAGTCAAAGGAAAGTGTGACGTACCTTGAGCCACTCAATGCGGGGGGTGGGATCACCAGTTGCTGAACAGTTTAGCCGCAAAGCGTCACTGATGTTCAAAGTCTGATTCCCTGGGGTCACTGTCAAAGTTGGCGCAGCAGGTAAACCtagcataacagaacattgaCGTGAGAAATCAAAACTTATCCGCCAccacctccttctcctcctcttcctcctcctcctcctcattatcatcatcatcatcatcattatcatcatcatcatcatcatcatcatcatcatcgtcattgtcatccatcatcatcatcttca
This region of Littorina saxatilis isolate snail1 linkage group LG8, US_GU_Lsax_2.0, whole genome shotgun sequence genomic DNA includes:
- the LOC138973183 gene encoding hemicentin-1-like isoform X1, yielding MELHAPRCTTGPLAPPRLLALALFLVHRTTVYGLPAAPTLTVTPGNQTLNISDALRLNCSATGDPTPRIEWLKDGRPVVSTAGGVEVSSVGVEDAGNYSCVANNTQGSATASAVVTVFYGPVFTRRPDNVTVGVGQNVSVACQVTGYPPPVLQWITPQSVVLPVSSTSGNLTVDEAGTLTISDVVSEDQGRYTCFATNNAASVTAVVIITVEGPPHFTQQPMSRIVLQGEKNTFSCHAAGYPPPAITWYRDDRMQVQQTSRLLVSPYGDLTMVSVALSDDGTYRCVVNNTRGTIQALAVLTVHAPPVLAVAPSSQSVELGQTVTLRCQVTGVPVPSQRWVRAGLTLSLDDNMSEGDDHTLTIESIRAGQLGRYSCQAHNQAGDVTATATIHLSGQPDSYFTDQPVNASVNVSEPLTLSCRARLNMTLTPVMRWYRSLRAQGANILIHTIGRNDGADSGTGVPRYWATTQGDLVFKRVTSEDEGWYYCTATYVKDPVFSDPVHINVQVPPMIEAISNPAATPENSQVTFMCTVSGDPDPEVWWRSPEGREIKVNEDGYGLVDGVLNITAATNQKDGGTWLCVACNVLGCDTADIYLGIQGKPLVRKVEAEQNMSTIRIACRPVGLPPPVVTYGQTGGSSVDSFQGHEVIDGQMYINRTLLKTVYNCTARNEHGEHHVTMSSPSDPELKGVTPSARSALLPVNVVSRLGSLPLDGVSVEYRTSASSTWTSRHISATYSQPAKADAAPGTATEDRDSVREVGAGPGGPAESGSGVSTLGGGSGAVEVRVTGLVPYTLYYMRVMLVNVLGQGPVSQTSVRFFTLPDAPPPPIDVTATSENRDLTVTWTVPQHLNGNKDNIYFEVRILNSSRVTVSQTSVPASQPAGVVFPDLDLGNHSVSVETVNSQLQLSSASVTIFVIVRQPVPDFVPVVVNVTALSDVSLTITWQIPNDPASLERPVEGYVVRLQADSLSSPLSVTVNTSIVSSHNISGLTERTHYNCSVAAYNAGGVGPYSDPITTVTLYALFSSKAYTPEIKLSMSGVGIAALGGCVGGVFLVLLIFYTVRHWRKVHHGNSLDLLRPSHGLDPLYLENPNMEMYSKNWDEVSY